One window of Scheffersomyces stipitis CBS 6054 chromosome 1, whole genome shotgun sequence genomic DNA carries:
- the AAD1 gene encoding Alcohol dehydrogenase, class III, bacterial-like protein (Aryl-alcohol dehydrogenase (Benzyl alcohol dehydrogenase) (BADH)), translating into MKSTGLCHTDIFMSTGDQNGGPKILGHEGTGIVLKIGSKVTNVSVGDPVILSFTYCDKCPPCKSGVPGYCYEFPQGNLVNNDLEDTFVLDNQKIEAKFFGQSSFSKVGVVNEASVIGVKDLNVDPETLKRFGPLGCGFLTGAGAIYNAGEAKKGESCVIYGLGGVGFAGMMAAKIAGCNPIIGVDINQNKLDLAKKFGATHTILGGDDDEVHKKIVEITGYGADLSLECIGGSRFINNAINNASHCGKIVYVGLGSFTDVLSLPTFPFMMGGKKLIGCTEGNAIPREFIPKMIEWHSKGQFPIEELQKVYKVEDFAQALADMKAGTVVKPILVY; encoded by the coding sequence ATGAAGTCCACAGGACTTTGTCACACCGATATCTTCATGAGTACAGGTGACCAGAACGGAGGTCCTAAGATCTTGGGCCACGAAGGAACTGGTATTGTCCTTAAGATTGGATCTAAGGTAACCAATGTTTCTGTTGGAGATCCAGTCATTCTTTCGTTCACTTACTGTGACAAATGTCCACCTTGCAAGTCTGGTGTTCCAGGTTACTGTTACGAATTCCCACAGGGTAACTTGGTCAATAATGACCTTGAAGACACTTTTGTATTGGACAACCAAAAGATTGAAGCTAAATTCTTCggtcaatcttctttctccaagGTTGGGGTTGTCAACGAAGCCAGTGTGATAGGCGTCAAGGATTTGAACGTCGATCCTGAgactttgaagagattTGGACCATTGGGATGTGGCTTCCTCACTGGAGCTGGTGCCATTTACAATGCTGGTGAAGCCAAGAAAGGTGAAAGTTGTGTAATCTACGGTCTCGGTGGAGTTGGTTTTGCAGGCATgatggctgcgaaaatcGCTGGTTGTAATCCTATCATTGGTGTGGATATTAATCAGAACAAATTGGATTTGGCCAAAAAGTTTGGTGCTACTCACACCATTCTTGGAGgtgacgatgacgaagtCCAtaagaagattgttgaGATCACTGGCTATGGCGCAGATCTTTCTTTGGAATGTATTGGTGGCTCCAGGTTCATCAACAATGCCATTAACAATGCTTCGCACTGTGGAAAAATCGTCTACGTCGGATTGGGCAGTTTTACTGATGTTCTTTCGCTTCCTACTTTCCCATTTATGATGGGAGgtaagaagttgattggCTGTACCGAAGGTAATGCCATTCCTAGAGAGTTCATTCCTAAGATGATCGAATGGCATTCCAAGGGCCAATTCCCAATCGAAGAATTACAGAAGGTTTACAAGGTTGAAGATTTCGCTCAAGCTTTGGCTGACATGAAGGCAGGTACTGTTGTGAAGCCAATATTAGTGTACTAA